From a single Caloenas nicobarica isolate bCalNic1 chromosome 12, bCalNic1.hap1, whole genome shotgun sequence genomic region:
- the LOC135993655 gene encoding olfactory receptor 14A16-like: MSNSSSITQFLLLAFTDTRELQLLHFWLFLGIYLAALLGNGLIITTIACDQHLHTPMYFFLLNLALLDLGSISTTVSKSMANSLLDARAISYVGCAAQMFLFLFFISAEYFLLTIMSYDRYIAICKPLHYGTLLGSRACVHMAAAAWASGFLNALLHTANTFSLPLCKGNALDQFFCEIPQILKFSCLDTYLREFGLILVSACLVFTCFVFIVVSYVHILRAVLRIPSEQGRHKAFSTCLPHLAVVSLFVSTIFFAHLKPPSISSPSLVLAMSFLYSVVPPAVNPLLYSMKNQEVKDALWKLMAGFLSKAIICPCSAHHL; the protein is encoded by the coding sequence atgtccaacagcagctccatcacccagttcctcctcctggcgttcacagacacacgggagctgcagctcttgcacttctggctcttcctgggcatctacctggctgccctcctgggcaacggcctcatcatcaccaccatagcctgtgaccagcacctccacacccccatgtacttcttcctcctcaacctcgccctcctcgacctgggctctATCTCCACCACTGTAtccaaatccatggccaattccctcttGGACGCCAGGGCCATCTCATAtgtaggatgtgctgcacagatgtttttgtttctctttttcatttcagcagagtattttcttctcacaatcatgtcctacgaccgctacattgccatctgcaaacccctgcactacgggaccctcctgggcagcagagcttgtgtccacatggcagcagctgcctgggccagtgggtttctcaatgctctgctgcacacggccaatacattttcactgccactgtgcaagggcaatgccctggaccagttcttctgtgaaatcccccagatcctcaaatTCTCCTGCTTGgacacctacctcagggaatTTGGGCTTATTCTAGTTAGTGCCTGTTTAGTTTTTAcgtgttttgtgttcatcgtcgTGTCCTATGTGCAcatcttgagggccgtgctgaggatcccctctgagcagggacggcacaaagccttttccacgtgcctccctcacctggccgtggtctccctgtttgtcagcaccaTCTTTTTTGCCcacctgaaacccccctccatctcctccccatccctggtcCTGGCGATGTCCTtcctgtactcagtggtgcctccagcagtgaaccccctccTCTACAGCATGAAGAACCAGGAGgtcaaggatgccctgtggaaactaaTGGCTGGATTCTTGTCAAAAGCAATAATCTGCCCCTGTTCTGCACATCACCTCTGA
- the LOC135993656 gene encoding olfactory receptor 14A16-like codes for MALVLLKELSHNLSLFFAPETVPHAYRQQMSNSSSITQFLLLPFTDTRELQLLHFWLFLGIYLAALLGNSLIITTIACDQHLHTPMYFFLLNLALLDLGSISTTVPKSMANSLWDTRAISYVGCAAQMFLFLFFISAEYFLLTIMSYDRYVAICKPLHYGTLLGSRACVHMAAAAWASGFLNALLHTANTFSLPLCKGNALDQFFCEIPQILKFSCLDTYLREFGLILVSACLVFTCFVFIVVSYVHILRAVLRIPSEQGQHKAFSTCLPHLAVVSLFVSTIFFAHLKPPSISSPSLVLAMSFLYSVVPPAVNPLIYSMKNQEVKDALWKLMAGFLSKAIVCPCSAHHLWYNS; via the coding sequence atggctttggtctTGCTTAAAGAACTCTCCCATAACTTGTCACTGTTTTTTGCTCCTGAAACAGTGCCCCATGCCTATcggcagcaaatgtccaacagcagctccatcacccagttccttcttctgccattcacagacacacgggagctgcagctcttgcacttctggctcttcctgggcatctacctggctgccctcctgggcaacagcctcatcatcaccaccatagcctgtgaccagcacctccacacccccatgtacttcttcctcctcaacctcgccctcctcgacctgggctctatctccaccactgtacccaaatccatggccaattccctctgggacaccagggccatctcatatgtaggatgtgctgcacagatgtttttgtttctctttttcatttcagcagagtattttcttctcacaatcatgtcctacgaccgctacgttgccatctgcaaacccctgcactacgggaccctcctgggcagcagagcttgtgtccacatggcagcagctgcctgggccagtgggtttctcaatgctctgctgcacacggccaatacattttcactgccactgtgcaagggcaatgccctggaccagttcttctgtgaaatcccccagatcctcaaatTCTCCTGCTTGgacacctacctcagggaatTTGGGCTTATTCTAGTTAGTGCCTGTTTAGTTTTTAcgtgttttgtgttcatcgtcgTGTCCTATGTGCAcatcttgagggccgtgctgaggatcccctccgagcagggacagcacaaagccttttccacgtgcctccctcacctggccgtggtctccttGTTTGTCAGCACCATCTTTTTTGCCcacctgaaacccccctccatctcctccccatccctggtcCTGGCGATGTCCTtcctgtactcagtggtgcctccagcagtgaaccccctcatctacagcatgaagAACCAGGAGGTCAAGGATGCCCTATGGAAACTAATGGCTGGATTCTTGTCAAAAGCAATAGTCTGCCCCTGTTCTGCACATCACCTGTGGTATAACTCCTGA